A region of Actinomycetota bacterium DNA encodes the following proteins:
- a CDS encoding alpha/beta hydrolase yields the protein MPEFGSFDATRLHYDIEGDGPPVVLLHGFASTSFINWVRPGLAKALTAAGLSVIMPDARGHGLSDKPHAVEAYTGEAMTRDCSALLDHLGLDSCAVAGYSMGARTGLALVLDDPRINRAVLGGTGDRLLNPPNPDRELVASALETDDPGSVTDRTARGFRDFADRTKADRFALAACWRAGRRRFSHEELAKITSPVLVLAAEGDPVIGSPQALARAIPGAELRLAQGTHLNVINSAAYRDAMVEFLSRD from the coding sequence ATGCCGGAGTTCGGATCGTTCGACGCCACGCGGCTTCACTACGACATCGAGGGCGACGGCCCGCCGGTGGTGCTGCTGCACGGCTTCGCTTCGACGTCGTTCATCAACTGGGTGCGTCCGGGGCTCGCGAAGGCGCTGACGGCTGCTGGGCTGTCCGTGATCATGCCCGACGCGCGCGGGCACGGCCTGTCGGACAAGCCGCACGCCGTGGAGGCGTACACGGGAGAGGCGATGACGCGGGACTGCTCGGCTCTCCTTGACCACCTGGGCCTGGATTCGTGCGCGGTCGCCGGTTACTCGATGGGGGCAAGGACCGGGCTCGCGCTCGTCCTGGACGACCCCCGAATCAACCGCGCGGTGCTGGGCGGCACCGGGGACAGGCTGCTCAACCCCCCGAACCCGGACCGCGAGCTGGTGGCGTCGGCGCTGGAGACTGACGACCCCGGGTCCGTGACGGATCGCACGGCCCGCGGGTTCCGCGACTTCGCGGACCGCACGAAGGCCGATCGCTTCGCGCTCGCCGCCTGCTGGCGGGCCGGTCGGCGGAGGTTCTCCCACGAGGAGCTGGCGAAGATCACTTCGCCGGTCCTGGTCCTGGCGGCGGAGGGCGATCCGGTGATCGGCTCACCGCAAGCTCTGGCCCGTGCGATTCCGGGGGCCGAACTGCGGCTGGCTCAAGGGACGCACCTGAACGTGATCAACTCCGCCGCCTACCGCGACGCGATGGTGGAGTTCCTGTCGCGGGATTGA